The proteins below are encoded in one region of Hordeum vulgare subsp. vulgare chromosome 3H, MorexV3_pseudomolecules_assembly, whole genome shotgun sequence:
- the LOC123440268 gene encoding uncharacterized protein LOC123440268 yields MAAVSAKLSVALLAAVVLVALVASAAGRIVEREDEFFLGSLAPSLAPAPAPAAVHGAAGAVAPGAWAVAAVVSLLAFLAH; encoded by the coding sequence ATGGCCGCCGTCTCCGCCAAGCTGTCCGTCGCTCTCCTGGCCGCGGTGGTGCTCGTGGCGCTCGTTGCGTCGGCGGCGGGCAGGATCGTGGAGCGGGAGGATGAGTTCTTCCTCGGCAGCCTCGCCCCCTCGCTCGCCCCCGCGCCTGCACCGGCGGCGGTGCACGGCGCGGCAGGCGCCGTCGCGCCCGGGGCGTGGGCCGTGGCCGCCGTCGTCTCGCTCCTCGCCTTCCTCGCTCACTGA